The nucleotide window TACATCATACAGATGAAGTAAATCATTTTATTGTCACAGTACCGCAGATCCTATTAGCTTTCCCATTTGTAATCCTTCTTACAATTTATATTGTGGCAACTATAATAACGAATCGTCGCTATAGACCTTGGCCATTGTATCGTACAGTCTTGTGGACTTTAGGAATTGTGTGTGCCATTATCGCTGTTGCAGGTCCTTTAGCAAATCGGGCGATGGAAGATTTTACGTTTCATATGTTAACGCATTTACTTCTTGGTATGTTAGCACCGTTATTAATGGCGTTAGGGGCGCCGATGTCCCTCGTACTTAGAACACTTAGAACACCATTAGCACGACGTCTTTCAAAGGCATTAAAAAGCTGGCCGTCCCGTCTATATACGCATCCAATCGTAGCGGCCTTTCTAAATATAGGTGGTCTCTGGTTATTGTACACAACAGATTTATATCCTTTAATGCATGAAAATTCATTAGTGCATATTTTAGTCCATTTACATGTATTTATAGCAGGATATTTATTTACGATTTCCATCATCTATGTTGATCCGGTTGCTCATCGTATTTCCTTCCTTTATCGAGCGATTGTTTTAATGCTTGCATTGGCTGGTCACGGGATATTGTCGAAGTATATTTACGCGAATCCACCTGTTGGAGTTTCGGTTAAACAGGCAGAAGCGGGAGGGATGTTCATGTATTATGGTGGCGATGCGATTGATGCACTACTCATTATTTTCCTGTGCTTACAATGGTATAGAGCAACTAGACCACGAACAGTTCTTACGAAAGGAAATAAACAGGAGCAAACTGTTCAATCTTCTAATACAATGCCTATAGACATAAGCAAATGAATGTTTTCATCTATAGACACTTATTGATGATCGAAGTGTCTATTTTTAACACCGGATTATCTATTTATTGTGCTATTAAATTAATGAAAGCATTGAGACGTTTCTATAATATTTTTTCGCGGGAAAATAGAATCATAAAAGCTTAAGCTGTTCACAAGCAAAGTGTGGACGGCTTTTTTTGTGAATTTATCTATACCGAACATTGGTGAGAAACTACTAGTAGGGTGAGGAAAATTTCACTTTATAATATAATAAGAAAGGAACGATAAATTAATTGTTGGAGGTATGTTAATGCCAAACTATAACGTACGAATGTATTCACTAGGTCCAGTGCAGACGAATTGTTATATTGTAAGTAATAAAAATAAAGATTGTTTATTAGTTGATCCAGGTGAAGAGGCTAATCGCATTATGAATGAGCTACGTAAAAATGGCTTAAATCCATTAGCGATTTTATTAACTCATACACATTTTGATCATATTGGCGCGGTTGATGCTATTCGTGAAGTGTATTCAATTCCCCTTTACGTACATGAAAAGGAAGTTAGCTGGTTAGCGGATCCATTAAAAAATGGCTCTGGAAAATATGCGGAATTACCAAATTATGTTGTGAAAGCTCCTGATGAAGCACATGTCCTTAAAGCAGAAGGGGAATTGACTATTGGCGATTTTACGTTCGAAGTTGCACATACACCTGGCCATTCACCAGGAAGTGTTTCATTTATTTTTAAGGAAGATGGCTTTGCAATTGTCGGTGATACATTGTTTGAGCAAAGTGTTGGACGAACAGATTTAATTGGAGGGTCGATGGATGTATTAGTAAAGTCGATTCACACGAAGCTGTTAACGCTACCTGAAGATACGATTATTTATCCGGGACACGGTCGTTATACAACACCTGCTGCAGAGATGGCGTCTAATCCATTTTTAAACGGATTTTAAATCAAAACGAAAAAACGAAAAGAAAACCGACTTATGCGTAATACGCAAAGTCGGTTTTTAAATCTAATTAGTGTCCTGCACCTGGTGTATGTAGGAACGTTGTAAAATAAGTAAATCCTGCGAAGAAAACTGTTAAATACGCGCCAAAAATGTACATGTACATGCGTTCTGAAAGATTTAAGAAGCCTAATAATAAGAATAAACCTGTATTACCTACGAATAATAGCGAAATCTCGTTCATACCACCAAGGTAGAACATAACGGCGAAAATAGCTGTCCAGAATGCCATAACTTTATACATATTGCTCATGAAAAATACCCCTCCTTTAAAATAGAATAGAATAATCTCTCGTCTATTATAAAACAAGCTTCTCTACAATGTAAACTGCAACTTATGGAATTGTTGTGACAAAGGAGTGTTTTTTTAACTCTCTTCTTGTATTGCGATTTTATATTTACAAAAATCGCATGCGGCGTGTAGCATACTATCTATTTGTTTAAATTCATTTTTATCAAATAATGTGTCTACCTGTCCTCGTAAATAGGATTCATGTAATTTGCAAATGATTTCCCCGTACTTTATAAATTGTTCGTGAAATGGGCAGTTGAAAATTGAAAATAGTAATGTCTTTTGACCATTTTCCTCTTTAATTTCAGGTATGTAGCCAACTAAATTGGCGCTATTCGTTAACAGCTTTACCTTCTCCTCGAATAGAAGGGGGGATTTAATCCTTCGTTCGTCTATCAACAACTGCATCGCCTGTTGGCCATCTTTATAGCTAATTTGTTGCCCTTTTTTAAGTGCTTCTTCTCCGAGTTGGTGAATGAGTTCGACTGACCATGATACTAAAAGTGATGGATCTCTTCGAGGAAAGCTTAAAGAAATCCCCTCTTGCTTCACTTTATATACTCGGCCAGGTCGACCACCTTTGCCTGTTTTTAAATATTCGGCAGTAATGACCCCGATTTCGGCTAGCTTTGTCAAATGCAAGCGAGCGACATTCGAGTGGA belongs to Solibacillus sp. FSL R7-0682 and includes:
- a CDS encoding helix-turn-helix transcriptional regulator, with product MLHPIKITSTLADETRFSVYEYMLQQKKYFSVQEIAERFNIHSNVARLHLTKLAEIGVITAEYLKTGKGGRPGRVYKVKQEGISLSFPRRDPSLLVSWSVELIHQLGEEALKKGQQISYKDGQQAMQLLIDERRIKSPLLFEEKVKLLTNSANLVGYIPEIKEENGQKTLLFSIFNCPFHEQFIKYGEIICKLHESYLRGQVDTLFDKNEFKQIDSMLHAACDFCKYKIAIQEES
- a CDS encoding MBL fold metallo-hydrolase, translated to MPNYNVRMYSLGPVQTNCYIVSNKNKDCLLVDPGEEANRIMNELRKNGLNPLAILLTHTHFDHIGAVDAIREVYSIPLYVHEKEVSWLADPLKNGSGKYAELPNYVVKAPDEAHVLKAEGELTIGDFTFEVAHTPGHSPGSVSFIFKEDGFAIVGDTLFEQSVGRTDLIGGSMDVLVKSIHTKLLTLPEDTIIYPGHGRYTTPAAEMASNPFLNGF
- a CDS encoding cytochrome c oxidase assembly protein; translated protein: MSMPNHLHHTDEVNHFIVTVPQILLAFPFVILLTIYIVATIITNRRYRPWPLYRTVLWTLGIVCAIIAVAGPLANRAMEDFTFHMLTHLLLGMLAPLLMALGAPMSLVLRTLRTPLARRLSKALKSWPSRLYTHPIVAAFLNIGGLWLLYTTDLYPLMHENSLVHILVHLHVFIAGYLFTISIIYVDPVAHRISFLYRAIVLMLALAGHGILSKYIYANPPVGVSVKQAEAGGMFMYYGGDAIDALLIIFLCLQWYRATRPRTVLTKGNKQEQTVQSSNTMPIDISK
- a CDS encoding DUF2626 family protein; translated protein: MSNMYKVMAFWTAIFAVMFYLGGMNEISLLFVGNTGLFLLLGFLNLSERMYMYIFGAYLTVFFAGFTYFTTFLHTPGAGH